In Marinicauda algicola, one DNA window encodes the following:
- a CDS encoding M56 family metallopeptidase — protein sequence MTGDSVIALAAGLGVFAVCASLLAAFCGRLMTALNRVRPDLRVPGIVSLAAAPFALGLLAAIGAGLFPHASPLELVGHHCHAVDGNCVGHSTPAAPLPLALAVLGLTGALVIRLAWAVMHRLAAMAAFRRTLDRLTLRSDGIRILDTDLALAFVAGLARPAVYLSRGLLSRLAPEERALIKAHEAAHLARGDLRARFAFTVLTAVYPRSASRRLNDAFILAQEQACDHATARHFAPVAIAETLVKVQRANGGRESGLSVAAFDDGQIELRVRALLQPDFEPARLSLARYFTMTGVLLAAIFIALEPIHHEIETLFIAFGG from the coding sequence GTGACCGGGGACAGCGTCATCGCCCTGGCCGCGGGGCTCGGCGTTTTCGCGGTTTGTGCGAGCCTGCTCGCCGCCTTTTGCGGACGTCTCATGACCGCATTGAACCGTGTCAGGCCCGACCTTCGTGTGCCCGGCATCGTATCGCTGGCGGCAGCGCCGTTCGCGCTGGGACTGCTTGCGGCAATCGGTGCCGGGCTGTTTCCCCATGCATCCCCGCTGGAGCTAGTCGGGCACCATTGTCACGCCGTGGATGGCAATTGCGTCGGGCATTCGACGCCTGCCGCCCCGTTGCCCCTGGCGCTCGCGGTTCTGGGACTGACCGGGGCGCTCGTTATCCGGCTTGCCTGGGCCGTCATGCACCGGCTCGCCGCCATGGCCGCGTTCCGGCGTACGCTGGACCGGCTGACCCTTCGCTCCGACGGCATCCGCATTCTCGACACCGACCTTGCGCTCGCCTTCGTCGCCGGACTGGCGAGGCCCGCGGTCTATCTCAGCCGGGGCCTTCTGAGCCGGCTTGCTCCGGAAGAACGCGCACTCATCAAGGCCCACGAAGCGGCGCACCTGGCGCGCGGCGATCTCCGCGCGCGCTTCGCCTTCACCGTGCTGACTGCAGTCTATCCCCGCTCGGCCTCGCGACGGCTCAACGATGCGTTCATCCTGGCCCAGGAGCAGGCCTGCGATCACGCTACGGCGCGGCACTTTGCACCGGTCGCGATCGCGGAAACCCTCGTCAAGGTGCAGCGCGCGAATGGGGGCCGCGAAAGCGGCTTGTCTGTCGCCGCCTTCGACGACGGGCAGATCGAGCTGCGCGTGCGCGCGCTTCTACAACCCGACTTCGAGCCGGCACGGCTTAGCCTGGCGCGCTATTTCACCATGACCGGGGTACTGCTTGCTGCGATCTTCATCGCGCTGGAGCCCATTCACCATGAAATCGAGACGCTTTTCATAGCGTTTGGAGGCTAG
- a CDS encoding TolC family protein, protein MTVTNRTLARGKPIAARCFAAFALVLAAPLGAGAQVLTADEVVRLALGNASNATLAEAPVEAAEGRLVSTQTWRNPVLSVEREGVEGLGGDGSETLVTLEREFDISGRRALQVRGARADLHAARGRRAIQRAETRTDALAAFYALLAAQQEQAALEEFGAQLTALGEATRQRVQAGDASRLELERVRQETLLLPTLAAEARLEVESAADRLFIATGANVSGYERIAGQLLPAIDPQSAASPVSARLASLEAEADAAEARERAASRLVPDVTVGVGLRQIEGPMEEIGVLVSASVPLPIFDRHQGEQRERAADTRLAEARLRLEQRRFEAQTGMLARRMVALHRTALEYEEAALASARELRRIALVSYQGGETSALEAIDAIRTAYEAELRLISLKHRTRETELALEELIAETD, encoded by the coding sequence ATGACGGTCACGAACCGCACGCTTGCACGTGGAAAACCGATTGCCGCTCGGTGTTTTGCTGCGTTTGCGCTCGTTCTCGCAGCGCCGCTGGGCGCCGGCGCCCAGGTGCTGACAGCCGACGAAGTTGTCCGGCTGGCACTTGGGAATGCCTCCAATGCCACGCTTGCCGAGGCGCCGGTGGAGGCGGCCGAGGGTCGGCTGGTAAGCACGCAGACTTGGCGTAATCCCGTGCTCTCGGTCGAACGCGAAGGCGTGGAGGGTCTCGGCGGCGACGGTTCGGAGACCCTCGTCACGCTCGAACGTGAGTTTGATATCTCCGGGCGCCGCGCCTTGCAGGTGCGTGGTGCGCGCGCCGATCTGCACGCGGCAAGGGGACGCCGGGCGATACAGCGGGCCGAAACCCGTACCGATGCGCTGGCGGCCTTCTATGCTCTGCTTGCCGCACAGCAGGAACAAGCCGCGCTCGAAGAGTTTGGCGCCCAGCTTACCGCGCTCGGCGAGGCCACCCGACAGCGGGTCCAGGCTGGGGACGCCTCGCGTCTGGAACTCGAGCGGGTCCGCCAGGAGACGCTGCTCCTGCCCACACTGGCCGCAGAGGCGAGGCTCGAAGTCGAAAGCGCGGCCGACCGGCTGTTCATCGCCACCGGCGCGAATGTCAGCGGCTATGAACGAATTGCCGGTCAGCTCCTGCCCGCCATCGACCCGCAATCTGCGGCCTCGCCCGTCTCGGCCCGTCTCGCCAGCCTGGAGGCAGAGGCCGATGCGGCCGAGGCGCGCGAACGCGCCGCCTCGCGCCTCGTCCCGGATGTGACCGTCGGCGTCGGCCTGCGTCAGATCGAGGGGCCGATGGAGGAGATCGGGGTTCTCGTGAGTGCGAGCGTGCCGCTGCCGATCTTCGACCGGCACCAGGGCGAGCAGCGCGAGCGTGCGGCGGACACGCGCCTGGCCGAGGCGCGGCTGCGGCTGGAACAGCGCCGGTTCGAAGCGCAGACGGGCATGCTGGCCCGGCGCATGGTGGCCCTGCATCGCACCGCGCTGGAATACGAGGAGGCGGCGCTCGCCTCCGCCCGGGAGCTGCGCCGGATCGCGCTGGTCTCCTACCAGGGCGGTGAGACCAGCGCGCTGGAGGCCATCGACGCCATACGGACCGCCTACGAGGCCGAGCTGCGGCTGATTTCACTGAAACATCGCACGCGCGAGACCGAACTCGCGCTCGAAGAACTCATTGCGGAGACTGACTGA
- a CDS encoding efflux RND transporter periplasmic adaptor subunit, with product MNMRNLIAGAALLAGGVLLGAAAVFVLAPAGDGPAGDGEPDILYWVAPMDPSYRRDQPGKSPMGMDLVPVYAGEEPGEAEEGVVRIDPTVANNIGVRTAEVEQGALSRRVETVGYVRPVDDSTSVVDVRAEGWIERLPVAAVGDVVERGDLLFAMYAPAILTAQSEFLQARRLGREALIQSARARLRALGMTQGQIEAVARSGEPSRLTDVRADQGGTVLEIGVREGQHVQPGARLMTIADLSEVWVVADLFQDEVHAVSPGQSVSMRTPDQPGRVWEGEVEYVYPTVDPDSRSVPVRMRFDNPERTLRPNSYVNVAIEADPRLNVIHIPREALIRTRQSDRVILALGEGRYRPARVVTGIESGGRVEIIEGLAPGERVVVSAQFLIDSEANLQGAMLRMTPPEDVREPDEAAEPLAIQGAGTVVSVMPGHGMIRLDHDPIPAIGWPAMNMSFDVAEPVELQAVREGDRVEFEMVETPEGAWMITDIAPVDGETEHEGH from the coding sequence ATGAATATGCGTAATCTCATCGCAGGCGCCGCGCTTCTTGCCGGCGGCGTGCTTCTCGGCGCGGCCGCGGTTTTTGTCCTCGCGCCGGCCGGTGACGGTCCGGCGGGCGATGGAGAACCGGACATCCTCTACTGGGTCGCGCCCATGGATCCGAGCTACCGGCGCGACCAGCCCGGAAAATCGCCGATGGGAATGGACCTCGTCCCGGTCTATGCCGGCGAGGAGCCGGGCGAAGCCGAAGAGGGCGTCGTTCGCATCGATCCGACCGTGGCCAACAATATCGGCGTGCGAACCGCCGAGGTGGAACAGGGCGCGCTCTCGCGCCGGGTCGAGACCGTGGGCTATGTCCGCCCGGTCGACGATTCTACGAGCGTCGTCGATGTGCGCGCCGAAGGCTGGATCGAGCGTCTTCCCGTCGCCGCCGTCGGCGATGTCGTCGAGCGCGGCGACCTTCTGTTCGCCATGTATGCGCCGGCCATCCTGACCGCGCAGAGCGAGTTCCTGCAGGCTCGCCGGCTCGGCCGCGAGGCGCTGATTCAGTCGGCGCGCGCCCGCTTGCGTGCGCTCGGCATGACGCAAGGCCAGATCGAGGCAGTCGCGCGTAGCGGCGAACCGAGTCGGCTGACCGACGTGCGCGCCGACCAGGGCGGGACGGTGCTGGAAATCGGCGTGCGCGAGGGCCAGCATGTCCAGCCCGGCGCCCGCCTTATGACCATCGCCGATCTTTCCGAGGTCTGGGTGGTCGCCGACCTGTTCCAGGACGAGGTCCACGCGGTCTCGCCGGGCCAGTCGGTCTCGATGCGCACGCCCGACCAGCCCGGCCGCGTCTGGGAGGGCGAGGTCGAATATGTATACCCGACCGTCGATCCCGACAGCCGCTCGGTGCCGGTACGCATGCGCTTCGACAACCCGGAGCGCACGCTTCGTCCCAACAGCTATGTGAACGTCGCCATCGAGGCGGACCCGCGCCTCAACGTGATCCACATCCCGCGCGAGGCGCTGATCCGCACCCGCCAGTCCGACCGGGTCATCCTGGCCCTCGGCGAGGGCCGGTACAGGCCCGCTCGCGTCGTGACCGGCATCGAGTCCGGCGGACGGGTCGAGATCATCGAAGGTCTTGCCCCCGGCGAGCGGGTCGTGGTGTCGGCTCAGTTCCTGATCGATTCCGAAGCAAACCTGCAGGGCGCGATGTTGCGCATGACCCCGCCGGAGGATGTGCGCGAGCCGGACGAAGCCGCCGAACCGCTCGCCATCCAGGGCGCAGGGACGGTCGTTTCGGTCATGCCGGGTCACGGCATGATCCGTCTCGATCACGACCCGATCCCGGCGATCGGGTGGCCGGCCATGAACATGTCGTTCGACGTCGCCGAACCGGTCGAGCTTCAAGCCGTGCGCGAAGGCGACCGTGTCGAGTTCGAGATGGTCGAGACGCCGGAAGGCGCCTGGATGATCACCGATATCGCGCCGGTGGACGGCGAAACCGAGCACGAGGGGCACTAG
- a CDS encoding efflux RND transporter periplasmic adaptor subunit, translating to MRRDLILGALTSALLLAACADGDDHGHGPGGHAHDEEVGDHGAGGDEHGHEHAEEAHAEEDGHGHGGGIVVTDYSETAELFVEFPPLAVGRASEFAAHFTRLGDFTRVTEGRVTVRLAGGGAPEEVFTAGASPTPGIFRPVARPRHVGTRDLTVILEAGRLVSVHRLGEYTVHETVEAADASLADAPHEDGLIPFLKEQQWQVDFATAPVVEQTLFHSVQAPATISPAPGGDATLSAQTEGVVLAGEAGFPGVGDIVARGDVLVRIAPNLGGDQDFAGLVAEREAARAAFNMARTEFDRLRSLAEQGAVAQRRVEEARAALQTARARLTASEARLEAVEGGAAGGVAVRAPISGRIAQLNAGAGSYVQSGETLFRIVDTSRMRLVAQVAEIDASQLGQPQGAWFTLLGGDRTFDLADFDGRLVAAGAAVDPIRRTAPVIFQFDNSAGFAAGTLATARVRTSNRFDGPVIPANAVIDDAGQPVVFVMADGENWRRQPIRIAVRDGQSIGIASGVEPGERVATEGAYLIHLAASGPAEAGHGHAH from the coding sequence ATGCGCCGTGACCTCATTCTTGGCGCCCTGACGAGCGCACTTCTGCTGGCCGCCTGCGCAGACGGAGACGATCACGGGCACGGCCCCGGCGGACACGCTCATGACGAGGAGGTCGGCGATCATGGTGCTGGCGGCGATGAGCATGGTCACGAGCACGCCGAAGAGGCCCATGCCGAAGAGGACGGGCATGGTCATGGCGGCGGCATCGTCGTGACCGACTATTCGGAGACTGCCGAGCTGTTCGTCGAATTTCCGCCGCTCGCGGTGGGCCGGGCATCAGAGTTCGCAGCCCATTTCACGCGGCTGGGCGATTTCACGCGCGTGACAGAGGGGCGTGTCACCGTGCGCCTGGCAGGGGGCGGTGCGCCCGAAGAAGTGTTCACCGCCGGCGCATCCCCGACGCCTGGAATCTTCCGTCCGGTCGCGCGCCCGCGCCATGTCGGGACGCGTGATCTCACCGTCATCCTGGAGGCCGGGCGGCTGGTTTCGGTCCATCGCCTCGGCGAGTACACCGTCCATGAAACGGTCGAAGCGGCCGATGCGTCCCTCGCTGACGCGCCGCACGAGGACGGGCTGATCCCGTTCCTGAAGGAACAGCAGTGGCAGGTCGACTTCGCCACCGCGCCGGTCGTCGAGCAGACCCTCTTTCACTCGGTTCAGGCGCCGGCCACGATCAGTCCCGCTCCGGGCGGGGACGCGACGCTGAGCGCGCAGACCGAGGGTGTGGTACTTGCCGGCGAAGCCGGCTTCCCCGGTGTCGGCGACATCGTTGCGCGCGGCGATGTTCTGGTGCGGATCGCGCCCAATCTCGGCGGCGATCAGGATTTCGCCGGTCTCGTTGCCGAACGCGAAGCCGCGCGCGCCGCCTTCAACATGGCCCGCACCGAGTTCGACCGGCTGCGATCGCTGGCCGAGCAGGGCGCGGTGGCGCAGCGCCGTGTCGAGGAAGCCCGGGCTGCGCTTCAGACCGCACGTGCCCGGCTGACTGCCAGCGAGGCCCGGCTCGAAGCGGTCGAGGGCGGGGCGGCCGGTGGAGTCGCGGTGCGCGCGCCTATCAGTGGGCGGATCGCTCAGCTCAACGCCGGGGCCGGTAGCTACGTCCAGAGTGGCGAGACCCTGTTTCGCATCGTCGACACCTCGCGCATGCGCCTGGTCGCGCAGGTCGCCGAGATAGACGCCTCCCAACTCGGTCAGCCCCAGGGGGCCTGGTTCACACTGCTCGGCGGGGATCGCACCTTCGATCTTGCCGACTTCGACGGACGCTTGGTCGCGGCTGGTGCGGCGGTCGATCCGATAAGGCGCACCGCACCGGTCATCTTCCAGTTCGACAACTCGGCCGGGTTTGCCGCCGGAACGCTCGCCACGGCACGCGTGCGCACGAGCAATCGTTTCGACGGCCCGGTAATCCCGGCGAACGCCGTGATCGACGATGCGGGCCAGCCGGTCGTCTTCGTCATGGCGGACGGGGAGAACTGGCGCCGCCAACCAATCCGCATCGCCGTGCGCGACGGACAGTCGATCGGGATCGCCTCCGGGGTCGAGCCCGGCGAGCGTGTCGCCACCGAGGGGGCCTATCTCATCCATCTCGCCGCCAGCGGACCGGCCGAGGCCGGTCACGGCCACGCGCACTGA
- a CDS encoding efflux RND transporter permease subunit — MIASVIRWSIANRLIVLLLAAILTGYGAYSLTRTPLDALPDLSDVQVIVKTTYPGQAPQVVEDQVTYPLTTAMLAVPGAVTVRGYSFFNDSYVYVIFEDGTDLYWARSRVLEYLSQVAPTLPDSATTALGPDATGVGWIYQYALVDRTGGHDLAELRSIQDWFLKYELQTIEGVSEVAAIGGMVRQYQVVADPERLRAYSIPLSQVRTAIERGNQESGGRVIEMAEAEYMVRASGYITGIEDLEQIPLGVTDTGTPILLGDVAEIRTGPELRRGIGELNGEGEVAGGVVIMRYGENALATIRRVEERLAELEASLPEGVEIVTTYNRADLIERAVSSLGKKLVQEFIVVALICAIFLFHLRSSVVIVLSLPLGILAAVVIMNAQGINANIMSLGGIAIAIGAMVDAAIVMIENLHKHIEREPLTRENRWRIVAKASTEVGPALFFSLMIITVSFLPVFALEAQEGRLFRPLAFTKTYAMAAAAGLAITLIPVLMGYFVRGRITPERKNPVNRLLIAAYRPFIGLALARPWLMIAVSALAIASAAVPLSRIGSEFMPDLDEGDLLYMPSAYPAASAGKMAELLQQTNRLIMTVPEVLTAHGKAGRAETATDPAPLTMIETTIQLRPREEWRPGMTIEDIRAELDAVVEVPSLSDVWIMPIRNRIDMLATGIKTPVGIKVAGPDLAVIAEIGQRIEDAIETVPGTNSVYAERVTGGRFVDIDVNRAEAARFGLNIADVHDVIRTAIGGMTITESVEGLQRYPVNLRYPQDYRGSVADLRALPIVTPSGEEIPLGRVADITIDDGPGVIRSENARLNGWIYIDIAGVDIGSYVAQARQAVANQVDLPAGYSLNWSGQYEYMQRAQAKLALVVPVTIAVILLLLFLSFRRIVPVLMIMGTLPLALVGGLWLLDLLGYNLSVAVGVGFIALAGVAVEIGVLMIVYLEQALARHRDSAAEKDRPLSGQDIREAVIEGALLRVRPIIMTVATVIVGLLPIMFGSGAGSEVMRRIAAPMVGGMVSATVLTLLVLPAAFLIWQRWVLNGARLAQPTLNQS; from the coding sequence ATGATCGCGTCCGTCATCCGCTGGTCGATCGCCAACCGGCTGATCGTCCTTCTGCTTGCCGCGATCCTCACCGGTTACGGCGCGTATTCGCTCACGCGTACCCCGCTCGATGCGCTACCCGACCTGTCCGACGTTCAGGTGATCGTGAAGACCACCTATCCCGGCCAGGCGCCGCAGGTCGTGGAGGACCAGGTCACCTATCCGCTGACCACCGCCATGCTCGCCGTGCCCGGCGCGGTTACGGTGCGCGGCTATTCCTTCTTCAACGACAGCTATGTCTACGTGATCTTCGAGGACGGGACCGATCTCTACTGGGCCCGCTCGCGCGTGCTGGAATACCTCTCCCAGGTCGCCCCGACATTGCCAGACAGCGCGACGACCGCGCTCGGCCCGGACGCGACGGGGGTGGGCTGGATCTACCAGTACGCCCTCGTCGACCGCACCGGCGGGCATGATCTCGCCGAGCTGCGTTCGATCCAGGATTGGTTCTTGAAATACGAGCTGCAGACGATCGAGGGCGTGTCCGAGGTCGCGGCCATCGGCGGCATGGTGCGCCAGTACCAGGTCGTCGCCGATCCCGAGCGTCTGCGCGCCTATTCCATCCCGCTCTCCCAAGTGCGCACCGCGATCGAGCGCGGCAATCAGGAAAGCGGCGGGCGCGTCATCGAGATGGCCGAAGCCGAGTACATGGTGCGCGCCTCGGGCTACATCACCGGCATCGAGGACCTCGAACAGATCCCGCTCGGCGTCACAGACACCGGCACGCCGATCCTGCTCGGCGATGTCGCCGAGATCCGCACCGGCCCGGAGCTGCGCCGCGGCATCGGCGAGCTCAACGGCGAGGGCGAGGTGGCCGGAGGCGTCGTCATCATGCGCTACGGCGAGAACGCACTCGCCACGATCCGCCGCGTCGAGGAGCGCCTGGCAGAACTGGAAGCCTCGCTGCCCGAAGGCGTCGAGATCGTCACGACCTACAACCGGGCCGACCTGATCGAGCGCGCGGTCAGCTCGCTGGGAAAGAAGCTGGTCCAGGAGTTCATCGTCGTCGCCCTGATCTGCGCGATCTTCCTGTTCCACCTGCGCTCCTCGGTCGTAATCGTTCTAAGCCTGCCGCTCGGCATCCTCGCCGCGGTCGTGATCATGAACGCGCAGGGCATCAATGCGAACATCATGTCGCTCGGGGGCATCGCCATCGCCATCGGCGCGATGGTCGATGCAGCGATCGTGATGATCGAGAACCTGCACAAGCATATCGAGCGCGAACCGCTCACCCGCGAGAACCGATGGCGCATCGTCGCCAAGGCCTCCACCGAGGTCGGGCCGGCGCTCTTCTTCTCTCTGATGATCATCACGGTGAGCTTCCTGCCGGTCTTCGCACTCGAAGCCCAGGAGGGGCGTCTCTTTCGTCCGCTGGCCTTCACCAAAACCTATGCGATGGCCGCCGCCGCCGGACTAGCGATCACCCTGATCCCGGTGCTGATGGGCTACTTCGTCAGGGGCCGGATCACGCCGGAGCGCAAGAACCCGGTCAACCGGCTGCTGATCGCGGCCTATCGGCCGTTCATCGGCCTGGCGCTCGCCCGGCCCTGGCTGATGATCGCGGTGTCCGCGCTCGCCATTGCCAGCGCGGCGGTTCCGCTCTCGCGCATCGGCAGCGAGTTCATGCCCGATCTCGACGAGGGCGATCTGTTGTACATGCCGAGCGCCTATCCCGCCGCCTCGGCGGGCAAGATGGCCGAGCTCCTCCAGCAGACGAACCGGCTCATCATGACGGTGCCCGAAGTGCTCACCGCGCACGGCAAGGCGGGCCGGGCCGAGACCGCGACCGATCCGGCGCCGCTGACCATGATCGAGACCACGATCCAGCTTCGTCCGCGCGAGGAATGGCGCCCGGGCATGACCATCGAGGATATCCGCGCCGAGCTCGACGCGGTGGTGGAGGTGCCAAGCCTCAGCGATGTCTGGATCATGCCGATCCGCAACCGGATCGACATGCTGGCAACCGGCATCAAGACCCCGGTCGGCATCAAGGTCGCCGGCCCCGATCTCGCCGTGATCGCCGAGATCGGCCAACGAATCGAGGACGCCATCGAAACCGTGCCAGGTACCAACTCGGTCTATGCCGAACGCGTCACCGGCGGGCGGTTCGTTGATATCGACGTGAACCGCGCCGAGGCCGCGCGCTTCGGGCTCAACATCGCCGACGTGCACGATGTTATCCGTACCGCGATCGGCGGCATGACCATCACCGAGAGCGTGGAAGGCCTGCAGCGTTACCCCGTGAACCTGCGCTATCCGCAGGACTATCGCGGCTCGGTTGCCGACCTGCGCGCGCTTCCCATCGTCACGCCCTCGGGCGAGGAGATCCCGCTGGGCCGGGTCGCCGACATCACGATCGATGACGGGCCTGGCGTGATCCGCAGCGAGAATGCCCGGCTCAACGGCTGGATCTATATCGACATCGCCGGTGTCGATATCGGCTCCTACGTGGCGCAGGCCCGCCAGGCCGTGGCCAACCAGGTCGATCTTCCCGCGGGCTATTCGCTGAACTGGTCGGGCCAGTACGAGTACATGCAGCGCGCCCAGGCCAAGCTCGCGCTCGTCGTCCCGGTGACGATCGCGGTGATCCTGCTGCTCCTCTTCCTGAGCTTCCGCCGGATCGTTCCGGTCCTGATGATCATGGGCACGCTGCCGCTCGCGCTCGTGGGCGGGCTCTGGCTGCTCGACCTGCTCGGCTACAATCTGTCGGTCGCGGTCGGGGTCGGCTTCATCGCGCTGGCCGGCGTGGCCGTGGAGATCGGCGTTCTGATGATCGTCTATCTCGAACAGGCGCTCGCGCGCCATCGAGACAGCGCCGCCGAAAAGGACCGGCCCCTGAGCGGGCAGGATATCCGCGAGGCGGTGATCGAGGGTGCGCTCCTTCGCGTGCGCCCGATCATCATGACGGTGGCGACCGTGATCGTCGGCCTCCTGCCGATCATGTTCGGCAGCGGCGCCGGTTCGGAAGTTATGCGCCGCATCGCCGCGCCGATGGTCGGCGGCATGGTCAGCGCGACCGTGCTGACGCTTCTGGTCCTGCCGGCGGCCTTCCTGATCTGGCAGAGGTGGGTTTTGAATGGTGCGCGATTAGCCCAGCCGACCCTGAATCAATCTTGA
- a CDS encoding TolC family protein — protein MKFPIFAAALAAVATASAGAQHGAQPDAPLSLAEAVLIAERSEEPGVLAWRQHSASLEALGESENSRPDPSIRIAANNMRLDDFDLNREAMTQGEVRVRQSFLRGETGALRQARRDAQADGAGARGVLRQSEIRREVRESWLDAFYWEQAGHLTRQRRDELRQLGEIALATFATGRSNAADVIRVDLETAVLDTRLVDIERFAHHARTRLARYLGDAAHRPLAGGLPHLPAPPEAEAVEEILPRHPSVAVHDAQIRASEREIDLARQAFKPAWSVDAGYGVRDSRSDFASVGVSVEIPLFNRDAREAGVRSAREARSAEELERRALLLDLRRDWERLLSDRSSREASITLYEREVLPNARETAEAVMTAYENGQADFPELVRAELALLDAELALLRLRVDALKAEAGLLYLAGDVQ, from the coding sequence GTGAAATTCCCAATTTTTGCGGCGGCGCTTGCAGCCGTAGCGACTGCGTCGGCAGGCGCACAGCACGGCGCCCAGCCGGATGCGCCGCTGAGCCTTGCCGAGGCGGTCCTCATCGCCGAGCGAAGCGAGGAACCCGGCGTGCTCGCCTGGCGGCAACACTCGGCCTCGCTCGAAGCGCTCGGCGAGTCGGAAAATTCCCGGCCCGATCCCTCGATCCGGATCGCCGCCAACAATATGCGCCTTGACGATTTCGACCTGAACCGGGAGGCCATGACACAAGGCGAGGTGCGCGTGCGCCAGAGCTTCCTGCGCGGCGAGACCGGCGCGCTTCGCCAGGCCCGGCGCGATGCGCAGGCCGACGGTGCCGGGGCGCGCGGCGTTCTGCGGCAAAGCGAGATCCGGCGCGAGGTGCGCGAGAGCTGGCTCGACGCCTTCTACTGGGAACAGGCCGGACACCTTACCCGCCAGCGCCGCGACGAGCTGCGCCAGCTCGGCGAGATCGCGCTCGCGACCTTCGCCACCGGCCGGTCGAACGCGGCCGACGTGATCCGCGTCGATCTGGAGACCGCAGTTCTCGATACCCGGCTCGTCGACATCGAGCGGTTCGCCCACCATGCGCGCACGAGGCTTGCCCGCTATCTCGGCGACGCGGCGCACCGTCCTCTGGCCGGCGGGCTTCCGCACCTGCCCGCCCCGCCGGAGGCCGAGGCCGTCGAAGAAATTCTGCCGCGCCACCCTTCGGTCGCCGTGCACGATGCGCAAATCCGCGCCAGCGAGCGCGAGATCGATCTCGCCCGCCAGGCCTTCAAGCCGGCCTGGTCGGTCGACGCCGGCTACGGCGTTCGCGACAGCCGGTCGGATTTCGCCAGCGTCGGGGTCAGTGTCGAGATTCCGCTCTTCAACCGCGATGCGCGCGAGGCCGGGGTGCGCAGCGCGCGGGAGGCGCGCTCGGCCGAGGAACTCGAACGCCGCGCGCTGCTGCTCGACCTGCGCCGGGACTGGGAGCGGCTTTTGTCCGACCGCTCCAGCCGCGAGGCGTCCATCACCCTGTACGAGCGTGAAGTGCTTCCCAATGCGCGCGAGACCGCCGAGGCGGTCATGACCGCTTACGAGAACGGCCAGGCGGACTTTCCCGAACTGGTGCGCGCCGAACTCGCTTTGCTCGACGCCGAGCTCGCGCTCCTGCGCCTGCGCGTCGACGCCCTCAAGGCCGAGGCCGGCCTCCTCTACCTCGCCGGAGACGTCCAATGA
- a CDS encoding BlaI/MecI/CopY family transcriptional regulator yields the protein MARGELQLGDLEIATLEEVWRAGDGDARSIHAKIGAGRGNTLQTIQSTLERLHRKGLLARERVGHAYVYTPIESRDAVMARLIEGSLNRFSDGRGDGLLAAFAGYASKADPQMLDALEALIREHKRRDGEGSA from the coding sequence ATGGCCCGTGGCGAGTTGCAGCTTGGCGATCTGGAGATCGCGACACTGGAGGAAGTCTGGCGCGCCGGCGACGGTGATGCGCGCTCCATCCATGCCAAGATCGGAGCGGGCCGTGGAAACACGCTCCAGACCATCCAGTCCACGCTGGAGCGCTTGCATCGCAAAGGGTTGCTCGCGCGTGAGCGTGTGGGCCATGCCTATGTCTACACGCCGATCGAGAGCCGTGACGCGGTGATGGCGCGCCTGATCGAGGGTTCGCTCAACCGGTTCTCCGACGGGCGAGGCGACGGCCTGCTTGCGGCCTTCGCAGGCTATGCTTCCAAAGCCGATCCGCAGATGCTCGATGCGCTGGAAGCCTTGATCCGCGAGCACAAGAGGCGTGACGGGGAGGGATCGGCGTGA